The Microcella flavibacter DNA segment GACGGACGATGACGGCAATGACGCCGACCTCGTCGCTGCACCCGCGGCGTCGGCCTCCACCGGTACCGCACCCTCCGCCACCACCGGAGCGCATCCCACCGCATCAGCTGCCGCCACAAGCGGCACTGCGACACGCGACACCGCCGCGCGGCCGTGACGATCAGCATCCGCTGAACCCGCGCCGTTCCCACCACGGCATCCCCCGCGGCTCCTGCCGCGGCCCGCGCCACCTCGCGCGCACCCTCCATCGGGCCGACGACGTCCCACCCTCCCCAGCGTCACGTGAGGACGGTTCTCCCATGGAACGTATCCAGCAGCCCTACCAGCGGTTCTCCGCGATCCCGGCCGCCCAGGGCATGTACGACCCCGAGCTCGAGCGCGATGCGTGCGGCCTCGCGATGGTCGCAACGCTCCGCGGCTCGGCCGGCCACGACATCATCCAGGCGGCGCTCGACGCCCTGCGCAACCTCGAGCATCGCGGTGCGGTCGGCTCGGACGCCGGCACGGGCGACGGCGCGGGCATCCTGACCCAGGTGCCCGACTCGCTGTTCCGCGCCGTCGTGCCCTTCGCCCTCCCCGAGGCCGGCCGCTACGCCGTCGGAACCGCGTTCCTGCCCACCGATCGGGCCGAGCGCGAGACCGAGAAGGCCGCGATCGAGGCGATCGCCGCCGAGGAGGCCCTCGCCGTCCTCGGCTGGCGCGAGGTCCCCATCGACCCCGCGCACGTCGGCACCCTGGCCCACGCCGCCATGCCGGCCTTCGAGCAGCTCTTCGTCGCCTCCACCCGCGCCGATGCGGCGGGCGAGGCTCTCGACGGCATCGAGCTCGACCGCCAGACCTTCCGCCTGCGCAAGCGCGCCGAGCGCGAGCTGGGCTCGTACTTCCCCTCGCTGTCGAGCCGCACCATCGTCTACAAGGGCATGGTCACGACCCTGCAGCTCGAGCCGTTCTACCCCGACCTCAGCGACGAGCGCTTCGTCTCGCGCCTGGCGCTCGTGCACTCCCGCTACTCGACGAACACGTTCCCGTCGTGGCCGCTCGCGCAGCCCTTCCGCGGCATCGCCCACAACGGCGAGATCAACACCGTGCAGGGCAACCGCAACTGGATGCGCGCCCGCCAGTCGCAGCTGAGCTCCGAGCTCTTCGGCGACCTGCGCGACGTCTTCCCGATCGTCACCCCCGGCGCGAGCGACTCGGCGTCCTTCGACGAGGTCGTGGAGCTGCTCACGCTCGGCGGCCGGTCCCTGCCGCACGCCATCATGATGATGGTGCCCGAGGCGTGGGAGAACCAGACCGAGATCGACCCGGCGCTGCGCGACTTCTACGAGTACCACGGCATGCTCATGGAGCCGTGGGACGGCCCCGCCGCCCTCTCCTTCACCGACGGCTCGCTCGTCGGCGCGACGCTCGACCGCAACGGCCTGCGCCCCGGCCGCTTCCTCGTCACCGACGACGGCCTCGTGGTGCTCGCGAGCGAGATCGGCGTGCTCGACATCGACCCGGCCCGCGTCGTGCGCAAGGGGCGTCTGCGCCCCGGCAAGATGTTCCTCGTCGACACGGTCGAGGGCCGCATCATCGAGGACGACGAGATCAAGTCGCAGCTCGCCCAGGCCGAGCCGTGGGGCGAGTGGCTCGACGGCAACCGCATCAACCTGCACGACCTGCCCGAGCGCGAGCACATCGTGCACACCCCGGCCTCGATCGTGCGCCGCCAGCGCACCTTCGGGTACACCGAGGAGGAGGTGCGCGTGCTGCTCACCCCCATGGCGCAGAAAGGGGCGGAGCCGCTCGGAGCGATGGGCTCCGACACGCCGATCGCCGTGCTCTCCGACCGCGCGCGCCTGCTGTTCGACTACTTCACGCAGCAGTTCGCGCAGGTCACGAACCCGCCGCTCGACTCCATCCGCGAGGAGGTCGTCACCTCGATGCGCCTGGGGCTCGGCCCCGAGCGCAACCTGCTGCAGGCCGGCCCCAAGCACGCCCGCCAGGTGGTGCTCGACTTCCCCGTCATCGACAACGATGAGCTCGCGAAGATCCAGCACATCGACCCCCGCCCCGGCTCCTCGCTCACCACGACGATCAAGGGCCTGTACCGCGTCGACAAGGGCCCCAAGGCCCTCGAGAAGCGCATCCAGGCCATGTGCGACGAGGTCGACGAGGCCATCGCCGACGGCGCGCAGTTCATCGTGCTGAGCGACCGCGACTCGACGGCCGATCTCGCCCCGGTGCCCTCGCTGCTCATGCTCGCGGCCGTGCACCACCACCTCATCCGCACCGAGAAGCGCATGCAGGTCGGCATCATCGTCGAGGCGGGCGACGTGCGCGAGGTGCACCACGTCGCGCTCCTCATCGGCTACGGCGCCTCGGCGATCAACCCGTACCTCGCGATGGAGTCGGTCGAGAACCTCGTGCGCAGCGGCATGATCACGGGCATGACCCCCGAGAAGGCCGTGCGCAACATCATCACGGCGCTCGGCAAGGGCGTGCTGAAGATCATGTCGAAGATGGGCATCTCGACGGTGGGCTCCTACGCGGGCGCCCAGGCCTTCGAGGCCGTGGGCCTCAGCCAGGAGTTCGTCGACAAGTACTTCACCGGCACCTCGAGCGTGCTCGGCGGCGTCGGCATCGACATGATCGCCACCGAGAACGCGCAGCGGCACGCGCTCGCGTACCCGCCGAGCGCCCCCGTGAACCCGCACGAGCGCCTGCAGACGGGCGGCGAGTACCAGTGGCGCCGCGAGGGGCCGCCCCACCTCTTCAACCCCGAGACGGTGTTCCGCCTGCAGCACGCGACCCGGTCGAAGCGCTACGACATCTACCGCGAGTACACGCACACCGTCGACTCGCAGGCCGAGAAGCTCATGACGCTGCGCGGCCTGTTCCGCCTGCGCACCGACGACCGCGCGCCCGTGCCGATCGACGAGGTCGAGTCGGTCGCCTCGATCGTGCGCCGGTTCACGACCGGTGCGATGAGCATGGGCGCCATCAGCCCCGAGATGCACGAGACGCTGGCGATCGCCATGAACCGCATCGGCGGGCGCAGCAACACGGGGGAGGGCGGCGAGAGCCCCGAGCGCCTGCTCGACCCCGAGCGCCGCAGCGCCATCAAGCAGGTCGCGAGCGGCCGCTTCGGCGTGACGAGCCTGTACCTCAGCCACGCCGACGACATCCAGATCAAGATGGCGCAGGGCGCCAAGCCCGGCGAGGGCGGCCAGCTGCCGGCGAACAAGGTGTACCCGTGGATCGCGCAGCTGCGCCACGGCACGCCCGGCGTCGGCCTCATCTCGCCGCCGCCGCACCACGACATCTACTCGATCGAAGACCTCAAGCAGCTCATCTTCGACCTCAAGCGCTCGAACCCCGGCGCCCGCGTGCACGTCAAGCTCGTGAGCCAGTCGGGCATCGGCGCGGTCGCGGCCGGCGTCGCGAAGGCCAAGAGCGACGTCATCCTCATCTCGGGCCACGACGGCGGCACGGGCGCGAGCCCGCTCAACTCGCTCAAGCACGCCGGCACCCCGTGGGAGCTCGGCCTCGCCGAGGCGCAGCAGACGCTCATGCTCAACAAGCTGCGCGGCCGCGTGACGGTGCAGGCCGACGGGCAGATGAAGACCGGGCGCGACGTCATCATCGCGGCGCTGCTCGGCGCCGAGGAGTACGGCTTCGCGACCGCCCCCATGGTCGTCTCCGGCTGCATCCTCATGCGCGTCTGCCACCTCGACACCTGCCCCGTGGGCGTCGCGACGCAGAACCCCGAGCTGCGCAAGCGCTTCACCGGCACGCCCGAGTTCGTCATCACCTTCATGGAGTTCCTCGCCCAGGAGGTGCGCGAGTACCTCGCCGCCCTCGGCTTCCGCTCGATGGAGGAGGCGATCGGCCGCAGCGACCTGCTCGACGTCGACCGCGCCATCCGGCACTGGAAGGCCGACGGCCTCGACCTCTCACCCATCCTCTCCGGGCCCGTGTTCGACGAGGGCGCGGCCCGCACGAAGCGCGAGGAGCAGGATCACGAGCTCGAGGAGCACTTCGACAACGAGCTCATCCGGCTCAGCGCCGACGCGATCGAGCACGGCGCCCCCGTGCGCATCGACCTGCCCATCCGCAACACCGAGCGGGCGGTCGGCACCATGCTCGGCCACCACGTGACGATGGCGCAGGGCGAGCACGGCCTCGCCCCCGACACGATCGACGTCACGCTCACCGGCTCGGCCGGCCAGAGCCTCGGCGCGTTCATGCCCCGGGGCATCACGCTCCGCCTCTACGGCGACAGCAACGACTACGTCGGCAAGGGCCTCTCGGGCGGGCGCGTCATCGTGCGCCCCGCGCGCGAGGCCGCCTTCGCCGCGGAGGAGAACGTCATCGCGGGCAACGTCATCGGCTACGGCGCCACGAGCGGCGAGATGTTCATCCGCGGCATCGTGGGCGAGCGGTTCCTCGTGCGCAACTCCGGCGCGACGGCGGTCGTCGAGGGCGTGGGCGACCACGCGCTCGAGTACATGACCGGCGGCACGGCCCTCATTATCGGCGGCACGGGGCGCAACCTCGGCGCGGGGATGTCGGGCGGCACCGCCTACGTGCTCGACCTCGAGCGCGAGCGCGTCAACACCCAGGCCCTGGCCACGGGCGAGCTCGAGCTCGGCCCGCTCGACGCCGAGGACCGCGTCGTCGTCGCCGATCTGCTGCGCCGCCACCACGACGAGACGGGCTCGGCCGTGGCCGAGCGCCTCCTCGCCGAGGGCTCCGCCGCCCTCGACCGCATCGTGAAGGTGCTCCCTCGCGACTTCGCCGCCGTGCTCGCCACGCGGCAGACCGCACTCGACGAAGGCCTCGACCCCGACGGAGACGTCGTGTGGGGCCGCATCCTGGAGGTGACCGGTGGCTGACCCCCGCGGCTTCATCAACGTCCCCGAGCGCGAGCTCCCGCCCCGCCGACCGGTCCCCATCCGTCTGATGGACTGGAAGGAGGTGTACGAGCAGGGCGACCAGGCCGTGCTCAAGCGCCAGGCCGGCCGCTGCATGGACTGCGGCGTCGCCTTCTGCCACCACGGCTGCCCGCTCGGCAACCTCATCCCCGAGTGGAACGACCTCACCTGGCGCGGCGAGGGCCGGCAGGCCATCGAGCGCCTCCACGCGACGAACAACTTCCCCGAGTTCACGGGCAAGCTGTGCCCCGCGCCGTGCGAGTCCTCCTGCGTGCTCGGCATCAACCAGCCGCCCGTGACCATCAAGCAGGTCGAGGCCTCGATCATCGAGCAGGCCTGGCAGAACGGGTGGGTCGAGCCCGCCCCGCCCGAGCGGCTGACCGGCAAGACGGTCGCGGTCGTCGGATCCGGCCCGGCCGGGCTCGCCGCCGCGCAGCAGCTCACCCGCGTGGGGCACACGGTCGCCGTCTTCGAGCGGGACGACCGCATCGGCGGGCTGCTGCGGTACGGCATCCCCGATTTCAAGATGGAGAAGCGCCACCTGGATGCCCGGCTCACGCAGATGCAGGCCGAGGGCACCCGGTTCCGCGCCGGGGTCGAGATCGGCCGCGACATCACCTGGGACGAGCTGCGCCGGCGCTACGACGCCGTCGTCATCGCCACGGGCGCGCCCGTGCCCCGCGACCTGCCCATCCCGGGCCGCGACGCGCTCGGCATCCACTACGCCATGGAGTACCTGACGCAGTCGAACCACGTGCAGGCCGGCGACACGGTGGCCGACCAGATCACCGCCGAGGGCAAGCACGTCGTCGTGCTCGGCGGCGGCGACACGGGCGCCGACTGCATCGGCACCGCGCACCGGCAGGGCGCGCTCAGCGTCACCAACCTCGCGATCGGCGTGCAGCCGCCCGCCGAGCGGCCCGAGCACCAGCCCTGGCCGGTGCAGCCCACCCTCTTCGAGGTGCAGAGCGCGCACGAGGAGGGCGGCGAGCGCATGTTCCTCGCCTCGACGGTCGAGTTCCTCACGAACGAGGTCGGCGAGGTGCGCGCGCTGCGCGTCGCCGAGACCGAGTACGTCGACGGCCGGCGCATCCCCAAGGCGGGCACCGAGCGCGAGATCCCCGCCGATCTCGTGCTGCTCGCGCTGGGCTTCACCGGCGTCGAGCGCTCGACGCTCGACGAGCAGCTCTCCCTGCCGCTCGACGAACGCGGTAGCGTGGCGCGCGGTGCGGACTACACGACCAGCGAGTCGGGGGTCTTCGTCGCCGGCGACGCGGGTCGCGGCGCCTCGCTCATCGTCTGGGCGATCGCCGAGGGCCGGGCCGTCGCGGCGCAGGTCGACACGTTCCTGCAGGGCGAGACCCTGCTGCCCGCACCGGTGACGGCGCACGACCGGCCGCTCGCCGCCGCCCCGTTCTGATCCTCACCACGACCGGTCCGCACACCCCCGTCCCGTCGCGCCCGCTCGGCGCGCCGGGCGGTTGCACCATGACCACCACACCACCACCACCCCTGTAAGGAAGTCATGAGACGAGCAAAGATCGTCGCCACCCTCGGGCCCGCCACCGCGAGCTACGAGAACATCCGCGCCATCATCGAGGCGGGCGTCGACGTCGCCCGCATGAACCTCAGCCACGGCACGTACGACGTGCACGAGGAGGTCTACCGCAACGTCCGCCAGGCCGCCGCCGACGCCGCGCACCCCGTGGCCGTGCTCGTCGACCTGCAGGGCCCCAAGATCCGCCTCGGCAAGTTCGCCGACGGCCCCCACGAGCTCGCCGAGGGCGACGTCTTCACGATCACCACGGAGGACGTGCTCGGCACGAAGGAGCTCGTCGGCACGACGTTCAAGGGCCTGCCCGACGACGTCAAGCCCGGCGACTTCCTGCTCATCGACGACGGCAAGGTCAAGGTCAAGGTGCTCGACACCGACGGCGTGCGCGTGCGCACCGAGGTCGTCGTCGCCGGCCCCGTCTCGAACAACAAGGGCATCAACCTCCCCGGCGTCGCGGTCAACGTGCCCGCGCTCTCGGAGAAGGACGAGGACGACCTGCGCTGGGGCCTCAAGCTCGGCGCCGACTACATCGCGCTCTCCTTCGTGCGCAACGCCTCCGACGTCGTGCGCGTGCACGAGATCATGGCCGAGGAGGGGCGCACCATCCCCGTCATCGCCAAGATCGAGAAGCCGCAGGCGGTCGACGCCCTCGAGGAGATCATCGACGCCTTCGACGGCATCATGGTCGCCCGCGGCGACCTCGGCGTCGAGCTGCCGCTCGAGGCCGTGCCGATCGTGCAGAAGCGCGCCGTCGAGCTCTCGCGCCGCATGGCGAAGCCCGTCATCGTCGCGACGCAGATGCTCGAGTCGATGATCTCGAGCCCCATCCCGACGCGCGCCGAGACCTCCGACGTCGCCAACGCGGTGCTCGACGGCGCCGACGCGGTCATGCTCTCCGGCGAGACGAGCGTGGGGGAGTTCCCCGTCATCACCGTCTCGACCATGGCCCGCATCGTGGCCTCCACCGAGGAGCACGGCCTCGAGCGCATCCCGCCGCTCGGCACGAAGCCGCGCACCCAGGGCGGCGCGATCACCCTCGCCGCCGCCGAGGTCGCCGACTTCGTCGAGGCGAAGTACGTCTGCGTCTTCACCGAGTCGGGCGACTCGGCCCGCCGCATGTCGCGCCTGCGCTTCCGCATCCCGATGAAGGCGTTCACCCCGTCCGAGTCGATCCAGCGCCGCATGTCGCTCACCTGGGGCATCGAGTCGTTCCTGGTCGACCGCGTCGACCACACCGACGCCATGTACCACCAGGTCGACGAGGTGCTGCTGCGCGAGGGGCTGGCCGAGGTCGGCGACAAGGTCGTCGTCATCTCCGGGTCCCCTCCCGGCATCGCGGGCTCGACCAACGACCTGCGCGTGCACACGATCGGCGACGCCGTCAACGCGAAGGCCCCGGCCTGGCAGAGCGGCGACCACGCCGACTGACGACGCCTCGATCCCGGCCTCGATGAGGCGACGAGATGCGAACGGCCCGGCCCCCGCTCACGCGGGTGCCGGGCCGTTCGACGTGCCGGGGCTGCGCCCCGGCCGAGGGTCAGCGCGGGTCGAGCCCGAGGCCCGCCCGGTCCACCTTGCGGTGGAACCGCATGCCGGCGAGCCCGCCGACGACGGCGCCGAGCAGGCTGACGAGCAGCGCGACGACGGCGGTGATGATGCCGATGGTCGTCAGCTCGCCCTCGCCGATCGGCAGGCGGGGGAACCCGTTGACGTTGGCGAGCACGTTGAGGTCGGCGCCGCCGAGCGCGCCGATGATGGCGACGACGACGGCGATGACGAGCGCCCAGACCCACACGGCGACGCCCTGCTTGGCGCCGCTGAGACGCGCCATGCGGCCGGCGACGTAGCCGCCGGCGTAGTAGGCGACGAACACGATGACCGCGAGCAGCACGGCGCCGATGATGCCGACGGTGTCGACGCTCTGCGCGGCGCCGTCGAGCGCCTCGTCGGGGGTCGTGTCGGTGGCGAGGCCGAGCGCGGTGCCGGTGCCGGCGACGAGCGCGGTGAGCAGCACCGCGGTGCCGATCGAGGTCAGCCAGCCGAAGAACGCCGAGCCCCACTGGATGCCGCCGAAGGCCGCCTTCTCGCGCGCGATGACCTCGCGCTGCACGGCGCGGGGGTCGTCCGTCACGGGGTCGGCGTGCCGGGCGCGGTCGTCGACGGAAGCGCCGGTCGCGGCGGCCGCGGCCGGGACGGCCCGGGTCGGGGCGGCGTGGTCGCCGTGATCGCCGTGATCGCGCCGTGAGGCGTCGTCGACGGGGTCGACGCGGTCGGCGTGATCGGCACGGTCCGCGTGATCGGCGCGATCGAGCCGCTCGGTGCGGGCGGCGTCGTCGCGATCGGCGGGAGGGGTGCGCGGCATGCGCTCGCGGTCGTCGGGAGTGCTCATGGTGACCTCCAATAGTCGGAGCCCATCGAAGCGCACTCTCCGCGCGGCCGCAGGGGGCTTGACAGCCCGCGCACAGGTGGGGGAGGGGAAGAACCGGGTGCCGAGCATCCCGATCAGTGACGTACCGACTGTGGGACTCGAACCCACACGCCCTCTCGGACAGCGCATTTTGAGTGCGCCGCGTCTGCCATTCCGCCAAGTCGGCGCAGCCCGCGAGGGGGCGGCAGGTCGACGATACCGTAGGCTCTACAACCGTGAGTGACCAGGAACAGAGCACCGTCGCCCCCCGTCGTGTCGTCGTCGCCGAGGACGAGTCGTTGATCCGCATGGACATCGTCGAGATCCTGCGCGACAACGGCTTCGACGTCGTCGGCGAGGCCGGTGACGGCGAGACGGCCGTCGCCCTCGCCACCGAGCTGCGCCCCGACCTGGTCGTCATGGACATCCGCATGCCCCAGCTCGACGGCATCGAGGCGGCGAAGCGCCTGAGCGAGAACCACATCGCCCCCGTGGTGCTGCTGACCGCCTTCTCGCAGAAGGAGCTCGTCGAGCAGGCGAGCGAGGCCGGCGCGCTGGCCTACGTCGTCAAGCCGTTCACCCCGAACGACCTGCTGCCCGCGATCGAGATCGCCCTCAGCCGGTACCAGCAGATCCTCACGCTCGAAGCCGAGGTCGCCGACCTCGTCGAGCGCTTCGAGACCCGCAAGCTCGTCGACCGCGCGAAGGGCCTGCTCAACGAGCGCATGGGCCTCACCGAGCCCGAGGCGTTCCGCTGGATCCAGAAGGCATCGATGGACCGCCGCACCACCATGCAGGCCGTCGCGCACGCGATCATCGACCAGCTCGCCCCGAAGAAGGAGCCGCGCAAGGCCGCGGCCGCCGAGGACGACGCGGCCGAGTAGGCCCCGCTCCGGTCTCCGGAGCGCAGCGCGCAGAACCGGTCAGCGGTCGCGCAGCATGTTGGTCATGCGCACGGTCGAGAGCCGGCGGCCCTCCCCGTCGGTGATGACGATCTCGTGCGTGGCGAGCGTGCGACCGAGCACGAGCGCCGTGCAGGTGCCCGTCACCCAGCCCTCGGTGACCGAGCGGGAGTGGGTGGCGTTGATCTCGATGCCGACGGCGTAGCGCCCCGCTCCGGCGTGGATGGCGGAGGAGATCGAGCCGAGGCTCTCGCCGAGCACGACGTGGGCGCCCCCGTGCAGCAGACCGATCACCTGCGTGTTGCCCTCGACGGGCATCCTCGCGACCGATCGCTCGGCGCCCAGCTCGCTGAACTCGATCCCCATCTTGCGGGTGAGCGCGCCCCCGCCGGAGGTGATGAGGCGCTCGTAGAGCTCGGGGTCGAGGTCGGCGGGGAACAGCGTCATCGCGAGGTCCTTCGAGGGGTGTCGGGAGGGCCGCCGGGCGCCCGGCGCGGTGTCGGAGCACGGCAGTAGGCTGGCGGCGTGACCGACTCCGGGAAGCCTACTCTGCTCATCGTCGACGGCCATTCGCTGGCCTTCCGGGCGTTCTACGCCCTGCCGGTCGACAGCTTCGTCACCCACGACGGGCAGCACACGAACGCCATCCACGGCTTCATCTCGATGTTCCTCGGCCTCCTCGCGAAGGAGAAGCCCACGCACGTCGCCGTCGCCTTCGACATCTCGCGCTACTCCTTCCGCACCCGCGAGTACCCCGAGTACAAGGGCACGCGCGCCGAGACGCCGGCGGAGTTCGTGGGGCAGGTCCCCCTCCTGCAGGAGGCCCTCGCCGCGATGAACGTGACGACGATCACGAAGGAGGACTACGAGGCCGACGACATCCTCGCCACGCTCGCCCTCCAGGGCGCGGAGAAGGGCTACCACGTGCTCGTCGT contains these protein-coding regions:
- the gltB gene encoding glutamate synthase large subunit codes for the protein MERIQQPYQRFSAIPAAQGMYDPELERDACGLAMVATLRGSAGHDIIQAALDALRNLEHRGAVGSDAGTGDGAGILTQVPDSLFRAVVPFALPEAGRYAVGTAFLPTDRAERETEKAAIEAIAAEEALAVLGWREVPIDPAHVGTLAHAAMPAFEQLFVASTRADAAGEALDGIELDRQTFRLRKRAERELGSYFPSLSSRTIVYKGMVTTLQLEPFYPDLSDERFVSRLALVHSRYSTNTFPSWPLAQPFRGIAHNGEINTVQGNRNWMRARQSQLSSELFGDLRDVFPIVTPGASDSASFDEVVELLTLGGRSLPHAIMMMVPEAWENQTEIDPALRDFYEYHGMLMEPWDGPAALSFTDGSLVGATLDRNGLRPGRFLVTDDGLVVLASEIGVLDIDPARVVRKGRLRPGKMFLVDTVEGRIIEDDEIKSQLAQAEPWGEWLDGNRINLHDLPEREHIVHTPASIVRRQRTFGYTEEEVRVLLTPMAQKGAEPLGAMGSDTPIAVLSDRARLLFDYFTQQFAQVTNPPLDSIREEVVTSMRLGLGPERNLLQAGPKHARQVVLDFPVIDNDELAKIQHIDPRPGSSLTTTIKGLYRVDKGPKALEKRIQAMCDEVDEAIADGAQFIVLSDRDSTADLAPVPSLLMLAAVHHHLIRTEKRMQVGIIVEAGDVREVHHVALLIGYGASAINPYLAMESVENLVRSGMITGMTPEKAVRNIITALGKGVLKIMSKMGISTVGSYAGAQAFEAVGLSQEFVDKYFTGTSSVLGGVGIDMIATENAQRHALAYPPSAPVNPHERLQTGGEYQWRREGPPHLFNPETVFRLQHATRSKRYDIYREYTHTVDSQAEKLMTLRGLFRLRTDDRAPVPIDEVESVASIVRRFTTGAMSMGAISPEMHETLAIAMNRIGGRSNTGEGGESPERLLDPERRSAIKQVASGRFGVTSLYLSHADDIQIKMAQGAKPGEGGQLPANKVYPWIAQLRHGTPGVGLISPPPHHDIYSIEDLKQLIFDLKRSNPGARVHVKLVSQSGIGAVAAGVAKAKSDVILISGHDGGTGASPLNSLKHAGTPWELGLAEAQQTLMLNKLRGRVTVQADGQMKTGRDVIIAALLGAEEYGFATAPMVVSGCILMRVCHLDTCPVGVATQNPELRKRFTGTPEFVITFMEFLAQEVREYLAALGFRSMEEAIGRSDLLDVDRAIRHWKADGLDLSPILSGPVFDEGAARTKREEQDHELEEHFDNELIRLSADAIEHGAPVRIDLPIRNTERAVGTMLGHHVTMAQGEHGLAPDTIDVTLTGSAGQSLGAFMPRGITLRLYGDSNDYVGKGLSGGRVIVRPAREAAFAAEENVIAGNVIGYGATSGEMFIRGIVGERFLVRNSGATAVVEGVGDHALEYMTGGTALIIGGTGRNLGAGMSGGTAYVLDLERERVNTQALATGELELGPLDAEDRVVVADLLRRHHDETGSAVAERLLAEGSAALDRIVKVLPRDFAAVLATRQTALDEGLDPDGDVVWGRILEVTGG
- a CDS encoding glutamate synthase subunit beta; the protein is MADPRGFINVPERELPPRRPVPIRLMDWKEVYEQGDQAVLKRQAGRCMDCGVAFCHHGCPLGNLIPEWNDLTWRGEGRQAIERLHATNNFPEFTGKLCPAPCESSCVLGINQPPVTIKQVEASIIEQAWQNGWVEPAPPERLTGKTVAVVGSGPAGLAAAQQLTRVGHTVAVFERDDRIGGLLRYGIPDFKMEKRHLDARLTQMQAEGTRFRAGVEIGRDITWDELRRRYDAVVIATGAPVPRDLPIPGRDALGIHYAMEYLTQSNHVQAGDTVADQITAEGKHVVVLGGGDTGADCIGTAHRQGALSVTNLAIGVQPPAERPEHQPWPVQPTLFEVQSAHEEGGERMFLASTVEFLTNEVGEVRALRVAETEYVDGRRIPKAGTEREIPADLVLLALGFTGVERSTLDEQLSLPLDERGSVARGADYTTSESGVFVAGDAGRGASLIVWAIAEGRAVAAQVDTFLQGETLLPAPVTAHDRPLAAAPF
- the pyk gene encoding pyruvate kinase, yielding MRRAKIVATLGPATASYENIRAIIEAGVDVARMNLSHGTYDVHEEVYRNVRQAAADAAHPVAVLVDLQGPKIRLGKFADGPHELAEGDVFTITTEDVLGTKELVGTTFKGLPDDVKPGDFLLIDDGKVKVKVLDTDGVRVRTEVVVAGPVSNNKGINLPGVAVNVPALSEKDEDDLRWGLKLGADYIALSFVRNASDVVRVHEIMAEEGRTIPVIAKIEKPQAVDALEEIIDAFDGIMVARGDLGVELPLEAVPIVQKRAVELSRRMAKPVIVATQMLESMISSPIPTRAETSDVANAVLDGADAVMLSGETSVGEFPVITVSTMARIVASTEEHGLERIPPLGTKPRTQGGAITLAAAEVADFVEAKYVCVFTESGDSARRMSRLRFRIPMKAFTPSESIQRRMSLTWGIESFLVDRVDHTDAMYHQVDEVLLREGLAEVGDKVVVISGSPPGIAGSTNDLRVHTIGDAVNAKAPAWQSGDHAD
- a CDS encoding ANTAR domain-containing response regulator; translated protein: MSDQEQSTVAPRRVVVAEDESLIRMDIVEILRDNGFDVVGEAGDGETAVALATELRPDLVVMDIRMPQLDGIEAAKRLSENHIAPVVLLTAFSQKELVEQASEAGALAYVVKPFTPNDLLPAIEIALSRYQQILTLEAEVADLVERFETRKLVDRAKGLLNERMGLTEPEAFRWIQKASMDRRTTMQAVAHAIIDQLAPKKEPRKAAAAEDDAAE
- a CDS encoding hotdog fold thioesterase, with translation MTLFPADLDPELYERLITSGGGALTRKMGIEFSELGAERSVARMPVEGNTQVIGLLHGGAHVVLGESLGSISSAIHAGAGRYAVGIEINATHSRSVTEGWVTGTCTALVLGRTLATHEIVITDGEGRRLSTVRMTNMLRDR